CCCGATGCCTTTCACCGTGACGAACTTCTCGAAGAACCGTTTGTCCGGCTCGTGGGCGAAACCGATCAGTCGCGGCGTGAGGTTGCTGCCGGCCGACTCGCCTTCCATGTACAGCACGGTGTGAAAAGTCCGCGCCGCGCCGCGAGCCGCTTCGAGCATCGGAACGTCGGCCGCTGGCACCAGCACGTCCAGCGTCATCGGCCCGACGGCGAGCGTCACACGGTCGTCGGTCACGGACTGGATCTCGCCGGTGATGGCCGAAAGCATGGGCCACGGTAGGGCCGGGTCTAACGTGCCGTATCGCGACCGCAGCAGAGCGCCACCGCCAGCGCGTCGGCGACATCGGCCGGCTCGGGCGGCTGCGGCAGGCCCCACTGGTGTTGCACCGCGGCCTGCATTTGTTCCTTGCTCGCGTGGCCATGACCGGTGAGCGATTGCTTGATCCGGTTGGCAGAGAGTTCGCGGACACGGACGTTTGCCCGGGCGGCGCAGAGCAGAATCACACCACGGGCGTGCCCCATGATGATGCTGGTGCGCGGGTGGTTGTAGTGGGCGTAGAGCTGTTCGACCGCGCAGACGTCGGGGCGATGCTCGGCGAGGATCTCGTCAAGCTCGGCTTCGAGTTCGACGAGCCGGTGCGGGATGTCGGCGTCGCCGTTGAGACGGATCACCCCGGCGTCGATCAGGGCGGGCGTCGACGGGTGAAAGTCGATGACGCCGTAGCCGGTCAGACGCGTGCCGGGGTCGATGCCGAGAATTCGCATAGGCTGTTGGGCGTGGAAGACTGTCCGAAGGATATCGACGGGATCATACGCCGGGCGTGGGCATTGCTGGGTCGAGGTTGTGCGGACCGGCGACACGCGTTTCACAC
Above is a genomic segment from Planctomycetota bacterium containing:
- the ruvC gene encoding crossover junction endodeoxyribonuclease RuvC, yielding MRILGIDPGTRLTGYGVIDFHPSTPALIDAGVIRLNGDADIPHRLVELEAELDEILAEHRPDVCAVEQLYAHYNHPRTSIIMGHARGVILLCAARANVRVRELSANRIKQSLTGHGHASKEQMQAAVQHQWGLPQPPEPADVADALAVALCCGRDTAR